From Ochotona princeps isolate mOchPri1 chromosome X, mOchPri1.hap1, whole genome shotgun sequence, one genomic window encodes:
- the MAGEB2 gene encoding melanoma-associated antigen B2, translating into MPRGQKSKHRARERRHQARSKAQQLEQPEATTAEEASEPSTSSAAVGGASPSSSTSGLPQEPQRARSYTTRGGARGSGKRSGKGAQRQGDKRQNSPGVAGAGESARSTSRDPVSRKAGMLMQFLLFKNKMQQPIKRVDMLKLVTRRFRQQFSDILKIASERLELVFGLELKEVKPRGQIYTLVAKLEDTSDGGQDSVRGFPRNGLLMPLLGVIFLNGNSATEEEIWEFLNVLGVYEGKSHEIFGEPRKLITEDLVNENYLEYQQVPNSNPPCYQFRWGPRAFAETSKMKVLQFLAKVNNTELTAFPTLYEEAMREEEERAQVQATSGTTTKARRGPKAKRAAALSSSEG; encoded by the coding sequence ATGCCTCGGGGCCAGAAGAGCAAGCACCGTGCCCGAGAGAGACGCCACCAGGCCCGAAGCAAAGcccagcagcttgagcagccgGAGGCCACCACCGCAGAAGAGGCATCAGAACCCTCCACTTCCTCTGCAGCAGTGGGGGGTGCTtcccccagctcctctacttctggTTTACCCCAGGAGCCTCAGAGGGCCCGATCCTACACCACTCGGGGTGGGGCCCGTGGCTCTGGCAAAAGATCTGGTAAAGGTGCCCAGAGGCAGGGGGACAAAAGGCAGAATTCCCCGGGGGTCGCTGGAGCCGGTGAGAGTGCAAGGAGCACAAGCAGAGATCCTGTAAGCAGGAAGGCAGGAATGCTGATGCAGTTCCTACTGTTCAAGAATAAGATGCAACAGCCCATTAAGCGGGTAGACATGCTAAAGCTTGTCACCAGAAGGTTCAGGCAGCAATTCTCAGATATCCTCAAGATAGCCTCTGAGCGTCTAGAGCTGGTCTTTGGCCTGGAGTTAAAGGAAGTAAAACCCAGGGGTCAAATCTATACCCTTGTTGCCAAGCTAGAGGACACCAGTGATGGGGGCCAAGATAGTGTCCGGGGTTTCCCCAGGAATGGGCTGCTGATGCCCCTCCTGGGTGTGATTTTCTTAAATGGCAACTCTGCCACTGAGGAAGAGATCTGGGAATTCCTGAATGTTTTGGGGGTGTATGAGGGGAAGAGTCATGAAATCTTTGGGGAGCCCCGAAAGCTCATCACCGAAGATCTGGTGAATGAAAACTACCTGGAGTACCAACAGGTGCCCAACAGTAATCCTCCTTGCTACCAATTCCGGTGGGGTCCTAGAGCTTTCGCTGAAACTAGCAAGATGAAAGTCTTGCAGTTTTTGGCCAAGGTCAATAATACTGAGCTCACAGCCTTCCCAACCCTTTATGAAGAGGCtatgagagaggaggaggagagagcccAAGTCCAGGCCACATCTGGCACTACAACAAAGGCACGTCGGGGCCCTAAGGCCAAGAGGGCGGCCGCTCTCAGCAGCAGTGAAGGCTGA